The Victivallis sp. Marseille-Q1083 DNA window CAGGAATTCAGCGAAGCCTCGCTGTTGAGCAAAGGAGCCCTCGTCGTCATTCCGCAGGTGATTGTCGGCGCCAAGATCTATGCGCAGCAGTTCGGACACACCCAGGGCTGGGACGGTGATGAGGACGATTACGAATGGTCCGACGACAGCGTGGCGGACTGCGGACTGCAATTGGCGAATCTGAAGATGGGATTGCGCCGTTACGCCGCCACCCATGACGGCAAATATCCGGCGGCGGACGGCTTGGCCGGTCTGCAGGAAGCGTTCGGTGACGACCCGGAGGCTCTGGAGTGGCTCGTTTGTCCGGAAGGGTTGGAGGATATTGCCGATGATTGGGATTCGGTTTCGGAAGCGAACAACTCCTATGTCTATCTGGGTGGAGCGGACACCAACGGCACGCTGCCGATCCTGTTCGACAAGCCGGGCAATCATTTGAGTGAGGTCAATGTGATCTTTGCCGACGGCAGCGTCGAAGCCATCGAAGCGGAAAATCTGGACAACTGCAAGGCGATCGTCAGTGCGATCCAGACGCAAAAACGTTATCCGGAAGCCGATTTCCTGAAGTTGATCCAGCAGGCGGAAGCCTTGGACAAGGCACTCAACGAATAAGGACTGTGCAAGGGGGCGAATCATGCGCGATATCCGTTGCTTGGCTCAAAATGGTTTGAAGGTGTCGCCGTCTCTGCTGGCGGCGGATTTCGGCGACTTGAACCGGCAGATTGCCGAAGTGACGACTGCCGGGGCGGACCTGTTGCATCTGGATATCATGGATGGCCACTTCGTCCCCAATCTGACGATGGGGCCGCCGGTGCTGAAGAGCATCCGGCCCTGCAGTGAATTGATTTTCGATACGCATCTGATGATTGCCGAGCCGTTGAAATACGTGACGGCATTCGCGGAGGCCGGCGCCGATCATCTGACGTTTCATCTGGAAAGTGAAAACGATCCGCTGGCGGTCATCAAAGCGATCCGGGCGGCCGGTTGCACCGTCGGGATCTCGTTGAAACCGGCAACTCCGCCGGAGGCAATCCACCCGTACCTGCCGGAAATCGATCTGGTGCTGGTCATGACCGTGGAGCCGGGCTTCGGCGGCCAGAGTTTCATGGCCAATATGGTGCCGAAAATCCGGGCGCTGCGGGAACGGATCGACGACTTGGCGCTGCCGATCCTTCTGGAGGTGGACGGCGGCATCGACGAACATACGGTTTCGGCGGCGGTGGATGCCGGGGCCGGGGTGCTGGTGGCCGGCACGGCGGTATTCCGTCATCCGGATGGCATGAAGGCGGCAATCGCCCGGTTGAAGGGGCAAAAATAAACGCTGCGGACTGTATGCAAAAAAAATTGAGTTGCGGACGCCGGTTTTCCGGCGTTCGCTGTTTCGAGCAGAATAACAGGATTGATGGCTTATGAGTGAGCAATTACAGCGGACGGTGCTGGCCGGCCGCCAGGTGGCGCTGGGCGCCAGGATGGTGCCGTTTGCCGGATGGGAAATGCCGGTGCAATATTCGGACGGCATCATCGCCGAACATCAACATACCCGGAATGCGGTGTCGCTGTTCGACATCTGCCACATGGGGGAATTTCAAATCAGGGGAACCGGAGCCGTGGCGGCGCTGGACCGGTTGCTGGCCCGGCCGGTGCTGGATCAGCCGATCGGCAGTTGCCGCTATAATTTTCTGCTGAACGACGCCGGCGGCGTGCTGGACGACCTGGTGGTTTACCGGATGGCGGCGGACGATTGTTTTCTGGTGGTCAACGCCGGAACCCGGGCCGCCGATGCGGCCCATTTGCGCGCCCTGCTGCCGGCGGGGGTGACGCTGGTGGATTTGTCGGACGGCCTGGCCAAACTGGATCTGCAGGGCCCGCGAAGCGCCGAGGTATTGGCGCAGCTCGGCGTCCCCGCCGCATCACTTCCGAAATATTTTCACTGGACGCTACTGGAAATTGCGCAAGTTCGCTGTATTTTAAGCCGCACCGGCTATACCGGCGAACTGGGATTCGAATTGTACTTCGATGTCGAAAAAGCCGGAGCGATGTGGGATCGGCTGTTGGAGGTGGAACCGGTCAAGCCGGCCGGACTGGGCGCCCGCGACACGTTGCGGCTGGAGATGGGTTATTCGCTCTATGGCCATGAACTGACGCCGGAAGTGACGCCGCTGGATGTCGGCGCCGCGCCGCTGCTGAAGCTGGCGGAACAGCCCGGCCGGGATTTTGTCGGACGGGCGGCATTGGAAAAGGCCGGCGTGCGGCGGCGGCTGATCGGCATCGGCTGCGAAGGCCGCCGGGCGGCCCGCGGCGGATATGCCGTCCGGGCCGGAGGCCGGACTATCGGAACGGTGACCAGCGGCGCCTTCGCCCCGTCACTCGGCGTTGCGGTGGCGCTGGCGTCGGTGACGGCGGATTGCGGACTGGAAATCGGCGATCCGGTCAGCATCGAAACGGAACGGGCGGCGATCGGCGGCAAGGTGCGGGCATTGCCGTTTTATCCGGCAGGAAGCGTTCGAAAAAAACTATGAAAAAATGGAATTAGGACTTGATTTTTAACCGGTTTAAGGGTATTAAGTCACAGAAAGCTTTGTTGAAAAGAAAATCAGGATTTTTTAACCAGCAAAAAAAACAGGAAGGTTATGAGATATTATTCTGAAGATCATGAATGGGTAGAGGTCAGCGGCGAGGATGCAACGATCGGGATCTCTGAGTATGCGGCCAACGAGCTTGGCGACATCACCTATGTGGAACTGCCGCATGAGGACGACGATTTCATTGTCGGTGATATTCTCGGCGTGGTGGAGTCGGTCAAGGCGGCGTCGGATATCTACTCGCCGATTTCCGGCACGGTTACCGCGGTCAACGATGCGCTGGAGGACGATCCCGGACTGATCAACTCTTCGCCGGAGGACAAGGGGTGGATCTGCAAGCTGAC harbors:
- the rpe gene encoding ribulose-phosphate 3-epimerase; the protein is MRDIRCLAQNGLKVSPSLLAADFGDLNRQIAEVTTAGADLLHLDIMDGHFVPNLTMGPPVLKSIRPCSELIFDTHLMIAEPLKYVTAFAEAGADHLTFHLESENDPLAVIKAIRAAGCTVGISLKPATPPEAIHPYLPEIDLVLVMTVEPGFGGQSFMANMVPKIRALRERIDDLALPILLEVDGGIDEHTVSAAVDAGAGVLVAGTAVFRHPDGMKAAIARLKGQK
- the gcvT gene encoding glycine cleavage system aminomethyltransferase GcvT, yielding MSEQLQRTVLAGRQVALGARMVPFAGWEMPVQYSDGIIAEHQHTRNAVSLFDICHMGEFQIRGTGAVAALDRLLARPVLDQPIGSCRYNFLLNDAGGVLDDLVVYRMAADDCFLVVNAGTRAADAAHLRALLPAGVTLVDLSDGLAKLDLQGPRSAEVLAQLGVPAASLPKYFHWTLLEIAQVRCILSRTGYTGELGFELYFDVEKAGAMWDRLLEVEPVKPAGLGARDTLRLEMGYSLYGHELTPEVTPLDVGAAPLLKLAEQPGRDFVGRAALEKAGVRRRLIGIGCEGRRAARGGYAVRAGGRTIGTVTSGAFAPSLGVAVALASVTADCGLEIGDPVSIETERAAIGGKVRALPFYPAGSVRKKL
- the gcvH gene encoding glycine cleavage system protein GcvH yields the protein MRYYSEDHEWVEVSGEDATIGISEYAANELGDITYVELPHEDDDFIVGDILGVVESVKAASDIYSPISGTVTAVNDALEDDPGLINSSPEDKGWICKLTNIDSSELDDMMNAAAYAKFLRDLK